In the Rhodothermus sp. genome, one interval contains:
- a CDS encoding hydantoinase/oxoprolinase family protein, with protein sequence MSIRVGIDIGGTFTDFVVFDSTTGRLSTFKVFSTPDDPARAVLEGLQQVPSAARQIIHGSTVATNALLERKGARTAFVTTAGFRDLLHIGRQHRAELYDLAARRPEPLVPRSRCFEVPERIGPDGTVLVPLDDATFPPLIEALRQARVEAVAICLLFSFANPTHEQRLARALRDAGFVVAASCDILPAFREYERASTTTASAYVAPVLDRYLARLENALGTSLRVMQSSGGLIQAREARMQAVRCVLSGPAGGLIGARFVASLAGVRHLITFDMGGTSTDVALVPDALPLTTEGTIGGLPIGIPLLDIHTVGAGGGSIAHVDPGGALRVGPESAGADPGPVCYGRGGTKPTVTDAHLVLGRLRPDTFLGGQHRLNIEAAEEALARLAHSLRLNAPSSLTPAQAAAQGIIAVVEAHMARALRVISVERGYDPRDFVLVSFGGAGGLHAATLAHALGIRRVLVPAHASVLSALGMLAANVVRDYVQTVMLPGTTPAAELRQRFRPLVRQGRQDLRAEGFAPAQMQIERLLDVRYPGQSYELTVPFGRSWIRAFHRLHRQRYGYAAPDLTPEIVNLRVRVTGPITPPELPTITLGHPAPPSDALLDTCPVVLETTRTAVPFFDATRLQAGNRLTGPAVLVRPDTTVYLPPATTAHIDRFGNVWIER encoded by the coding sequence ATGAGTATCCGGGTAGGCATCGATATCGGCGGTACGTTCACTGACTTTGTCGTGTTTGACAGCACCACAGGCCGCCTGAGCACGTTCAAGGTGTTTTCCACGCCCGACGATCCGGCGCGGGCTGTACTCGAAGGGTTACAGCAGGTACCGTCCGCCGCCCGGCAGATCATTCACGGCTCGACCGTCGCCACAAATGCCCTGCTGGAGCGTAAAGGCGCACGCACGGCTTTCGTGACTACCGCCGGATTTCGAGATCTGCTGCATATCGGACGCCAGCACCGAGCCGAACTGTACGACCTGGCGGCGCGCCGCCCTGAACCGCTTGTGCCACGCTCGCGGTGTTTCGAAGTGCCAGAGCGTATCGGTCCCGACGGCACCGTTCTGGTTCCGCTGGATGATGCGACCTTTCCGCCCCTGATCGAAGCGCTGCGTCAGGCCCGGGTTGAAGCGGTGGCCATCTGTCTGTTGTTTTCTTTTGCCAACCCGACCCATGAGCAGCGACTGGCTCGTGCCCTGCGAGACGCTGGTTTTGTAGTGGCTGCCTCCTGCGACATCCTGCCAGCCTTCCGGGAATATGAACGGGCCAGTACCACAACAGCCAGTGCTTATGTAGCGCCTGTACTGGATCGCTACCTGGCCCGCCTCGAAAACGCACTGGGCACCTCATTGCGAGTGATGCAGTCCAGTGGTGGCCTGATCCAGGCCCGGGAAGCCCGGATGCAGGCGGTGCGCTGCGTGCTCTCGGGACCGGCCGGAGGCCTGATTGGCGCCCGTTTTGTGGCCAGTCTGGCCGGCGTGCGCCACCTGATCACATTCGACATGGGGGGTACCTCGACGGACGTTGCCCTGGTCCCCGATGCGCTACCGCTCACTACCGAGGGCACAATCGGCGGCCTACCTATTGGCATTCCCCTGCTCGATATCCACACCGTAGGTGCCGGTGGCGGTTCCATCGCCCACGTCGATCCCGGTGGAGCGCTGCGCGTGGGCCCGGAAAGCGCTGGTGCAGATCCCGGACCGGTCTGCTACGGACGCGGTGGTACCAAGCCGACAGTTACCGATGCCCACCTTGTGCTGGGCCGTCTGCGGCCGGACACCTTTCTGGGCGGACAGCACCGGCTCAATATCGAAGCAGCTGAGGAAGCACTGGCCCGTCTGGCCCATTCGCTGCGGCTGAACGCCCCCTCCTCGCTGACGCCAGCTCAGGCCGCTGCGCAGGGGATCATTGCTGTGGTTGAAGCTCACATGGCCCGTGCCCTGCGCGTGATTTCGGTTGAGCGGGGCTACGACCCACGCGACTTTGTGCTCGTCTCGTTCGGGGGGGCCGGAGGCCTGCATGCAGCCACGCTGGCCCACGCGCTGGGCATCCGCCGCGTGCTCGTCCCGGCCCATGCCTCCGTACTCTCAGCCCTGGGGATGCTGGCCGCCAATGTCGTACGCGACTACGTGCAAACTGTCATGCTTCCGGGGACGACCCCCGCGGCCGAACTGCGCCAGCGCTTTCGTCCACTGGTCCGGCAGGGACGTCAGGATTTACGCGCCGAAGGCTTTGCGCCGGCCCAGATGCAGATCGAACGCCTGCTCGACGTCCGCTATCCCGGCCAGAGCTACGAACTGACCGTTCCGTTCGGACGCAGCTGGATCAGGGCATTTCACCGCCTGCATCGCCAACGTTACGGCTATGCCGCACCGGACCTTACGCCCGAGATTGTCAACCTGCGCGTACGAGTCACTGGCCCCATCACGCCACCTGAGCTGCCCACGATCACGCTCGGCCATCCTGCTCCTCCCTCCGATGCGCTGCTGGATACCTGTCCGGTTGTGCTTGAAACGACCCGAACCGCTGTCCCTTTCTTCGATGCCACCCGCCTGCAGGCCGGCAACCGGCTGACCGGACCGGCTGTGCTCGTACGCCCCGATACCACTGTTTACCTACCGCCAGCCACCACCGCCCACATTGACCGCTTTGGTAATGTCTGGATCGAACGCTGA
- a CDS encoding hydantoinase B/oxoprolinase family protein — MSGSNAEMDPVRLEIFRHLLTAVAEEMGAVLRRTSFSPNIKERRDYSCALFTADGELVAQAAHIPVHLGALPLSVQACREAFPELKPGDAVLLNDPFQGGTHLPDLTLVSPVFVEGQLLGFVASRAHHADIGGTAPGSMPLAREIFQEGLIIPPVKLMERGRPNPAVWALLLANVRTPDERRGDLKAQLAANTRGVHRLQELASTYGLDTLRAAFSALLDYAERLMRTFLATLPDGTWHFEDALDDDGLDDTPLWIRVALTITGDTATLDFSDTDPQCRGSLNAVRAITVAAVYYVFRALLGYEAPANAGCLRPLQIVTRPGTLVDACPPAAVAGGNVETSQRIVDVLLGALAQICPDRIPAASQGTMNNLTIGGHDPRTGRYYTYYETLAGGAGAMPDADGTSAVHTHMTNTLNTPVEALEYAYPLRVTRYAIRDGSGGAGYHRGGDGLIRELELLAPAQVTWLTERRRRAPYGLAGGTPGKPGRNLWIHQGKPRLMPGKTSFQANAGDRICIETPGGGGWGQPD; from the coding sequence ATGTCTGGATCGAACGCTGAGATGGACCCGGTTCGTCTGGAAATCTTCCGGCACCTGCTGACCGCTGTGGCCGAAGAGATGGGCGCCGTGTTGCGCCGCACCAGTTTCTCACCCAACATCAAGGAGCGTCGCGACTATTCGTGCGCCCTGTTTACGGCCGATGGAGAGCTGGTGGCTCAGGCCGCCCACATTCCGGTTCATCTGGGAGCCCTGCCATTGTCGGTGCAGGCCTGCCGGGAAGCCTTTCCTGAATTGAAACCGGGCGACGCCGTGCTGCTCAACGATCCCTTCCAGGGCGGCACCCATCTGCCCGACCTGACGCTCGTCTCTCCGGTCTTTGTCGAGGGCCAACTGCTGGGCTTTGTGGCCAGTCGCGCCCATCATGCGGACATCGGGGGTACAGCTCCGGGCTCGATGCCGCTGGCGCGTGAAATCTTTCAGGAAGGACTGATCATTCCACCGGTCAAACTCATGGAACGCGGCCGCCCCAACCCGGCGGTATGGGCGCTGCTGTTGGCTAATGTGCGCACCCCTGACGAACGCCGGGGAGATCTGAAGGCCCAGCTGGCGGCCAACACGCGTGGCGTCCATCGCCTGCAGGAACTGGCCTCCACCTACGGACTCGATACGCTGCGCGCGGCCTTTTCGGCGCTGCTGGATTATGCCGAGCGCCTGATGCGTACTTTTCTGGCAACCCTGCCGGACGGCACCTGGCACTTTGAGGATGCGCTGGACGACGACGGGCTCGACGACACACCGCTATGGATTCGTGTGGCCTTGACCATTACAGGCGACACCGCCACCCTCGACTTCTCCGACACCGATCCCCAGTGTAGGGGAAGCCTGAATGCCGTTCGTGCGATAACCGTTGCCGCCGTGTATTATGTATTTCGAGCGTTGCTGGGCTACGAAGCCCCGGCCAACGCAGGATGTCTGCGTCCGCTTCAGATCGTCACACGTCCTGGCACCCTCGTCGATGCCTGTCCGCCAGCGGCCGTCGCCGGGGGCAATGTGGAGACCTCACAACGCATTGTCGATGTGCTGCTGGGTGCACTGGCCCAGATCTGCCCCGACCGTATCCCGGCGGCTTCGCAGGGTACCATGAACAACCTGACCATTGGCGGGCACGATCCGCGTACCGGCCGCTATTACACCTACTACGAAACGCTGGCAGGCGGCGCCGGAGCGATGCCCGATGCCGACGGCACCTCGGCCGTGCATACGCACATGACGAACACGCTGAATACGCCCGTCGAAGCACTGGAGTATGCCTATCCACTGCGCGTAACACGCTATGCGATCCGAGACGGATCGGGCGGTGCCGGCTACCACCGGGGGGGCGACGGACTCATCCGAGAGCTTGAGCTACTGGCGCCGGCTCAGGTTACCTGGTTGACTGAACGACGGCGACGTGCTCCCTACGGACTGGCTGGTGGCACCCCGGGAAAGCCTGGCCGCAATCTCTGGATCCATCAAGGCAAGCCTCGCCTGATGCCTGGCAAAACCAGCTTCCAGGCCAACGCCGGCGATCGCATCTGTATCGAAACGCCTGGCGGAGGAGGATGGGGACAGCCAGACTGA
- a CDS encoding vitamin K epoxide reductase family protein — protein MARQNLSDLRGRLRSRRAGLNRWIFGLALIGLLNTTHLWVQQQRQFEEGCFGVASLALLEKAFDCASVVQSAAGTLLGVSNTIWGALFYAAVALLSALALTRPALYRPRYKLLRSGLLGVGLLYTLYLLYYQAFELATFCALCLVSAGLVLTMAGLQAYEWFTFRSVTMERPERLRSERMVLSGLALATLLLMGADVYLNDAFAPKAPATVAKQTPEAQPAAQTCAFDTERPPVRYYRELIMMNDPTAGNPEAKVVVIEYLDPNCPHCKHLHPIMKQVVEQYGLQAYFVFKPIPLWEFSIPQVAALYAAARVGKFEAMLEAQFARQRSGGLRVEEILEIAQEIGMDPDQLAEQLNEGIFNEYMMRQRRQAGMIGVRGVPTVLINGHFVPGPARTVECLGQLIAQQAGASDSE, from the coding sequence ATGGCTCGTCAGAACCTATCGGACCTGCGCGGACGCTTGCGTAGTCGACGGGCAGGCTTGAACCGCTGGATTTTTGGGTTGGCGCTTATTGGCCTGCTCAATACCACGCATCTCTGGGTGCAGCAGCAGCGTCAGTTTGAAGAGGGGTGCTTTGGAGTGGCCAGTCTGGCTCTCCTGGAAAAGGCGTTTGATTGCGCTTCGGTGGTTCAAAGTGCCGCCGGTACGTTGCTGGGCGTCTCGAACACAATCTGGGGGGCGCTATTCTATGCGGCTGTGGCATTGTTGAGCGCGCTGGCGCTGACACGTCCAGCGTTGTATCGCCCGCGCTACAAGTTGCTCCGCAGCGGGCTGCTCGGCGTCGGGTTGCTTTATACGCTCTATTTGCTCTATTATCAGGCATTCGAGCTGGCCACGTTCTGTGCGCTATGTCTGGTTTCGGCCGGGCTGGTGCTGACGATGGCTGGCCTACAGGCTTATGAATGGTTCACTTTCCGATCGGTTACCATGGAACGACCGGAACGTCTGCGTAGCGAACGGATGGTCCTGAGCGGACTGGCCCTGGCAACGCTGCTGCTTATGGGGGCTGATGTATATCTGAATGATGCCTTTGCACCGAAGGCGCCGGCAACAGTGGCAAAGCAAACGCCCGAAGCACAACCCGCCGCGCAAACCTGCGCCTTCGATACGGAGCGGCCTCCGGTACGCTACTACCGGGAGCTGATAATGATGAATGATCCCACCGCGGGCAACCCGGAGGCGAAGGTCGTGGTCATTGAATACCTGGATCCTAACTGTCCTCACTGCAAGCACCTGCATCCGATTATGAAGCAGGTGGTGGAGCAGTATGGATTGCAGGCTTACTTCGTGTTTAAGCCAATTCCGCTGTGGGAGTTTTCGATTCCGCAGGTTGCCGCACTGTATGCGGCCGCCCGGGTGGGAAAGTTTGAAGCGATGCTGGAGGCCCAGTTTGCTCGCCAGCGCTCGGGAGGGCTACGTGTAGAAGAGATTTTGGAGATTGCTCAGGAAATCGGTATGGATCCAGATCAGCTGGCTGAACAGCTTAACGAGGGTATCTTTAACGAGTACATGATGCGTCAGCGACGGCAGGCAGGGATGATCGGGGTACGCGGCGTGCCCACCGTATTGATCAACGGCCATTTCGTGCCAGGCCCTGCCCGCACCGTCGAGTGCCTTGGCCAGCTGATTGCGCAACAGGCAGGGGCTTCTGATAGCGAATGA
- a CDS encoding chloride channel protein produces MARRNPVDPAQVFRLFYPRTLLAWTQNFDWRITGRWMFYSAIIGVLGALAALVFGELVTLLTRLMLIEGAGYPMPFPKGEGGTGSFDFEQVWQPTRRWLLLIAPALGGLLAGWIVFTYAPEAEGHGTDSVIRAFHRERGFMRFRVALVKTIASALTIGSGGSAGREGPITQIGATLGSWMAQRLRMSERERRLFLVAGMAAGLSSIFRSPLGGAFFAVEVLYREDIESEALMPAIVASITGYSLYTSIERSGTVFVTPRFEFVSPLELLPLIGFALCCAIVGIFYVRVFYGAKRRLFDPMPLPPALKPAVGGLLVGGIAFFFPAIMGSSYGWLQQAIDGNLPLWFMALLALLKIIATSLTIGSGGSGGTFAPSLVIGGMLGGLYGEGLHRLLPELVTQPEAYVLIGMGTFVGGAANVPIATTIMISEMTGSYSLLVPLIFAGVVTHLVARRWSLFEEQVRTHNDSPAHRAELLPDLLRQIPVATVVERVPYFHTVEPGHTLREMLDVFTRTREVVLPVVAPGGERPPHYQGLVLLEDLQSLLREADALSPLIVAQDVQVPFEAVRLSDTLEDALNRFLKTRYPELPVLNERGEIVGFLRPHQLISEYHRALLRHLQQSPEVEARS; encoded by the coding sequence ATGGCCCGTCGTAATCCCGTTGATCCTGCCCAGGTTTTTCGCCTGTTCTACCCGCGCACGTTGCTGGCCTGGACGCAAAACTTTGACTGGCGTATTACGGGGCGGTGGATGTTCTACTCAGCCATCATCGGCGTGCTGGGCGCGCTGGCCGCGCTTGTCTTTGGCGAGCTGGTCACCCTGCTGACGCGGCTGATGCTGATCGAAGGAGCCGGCTATCCGATGCCTTTTCCAAAAGGTGAAGGGGGCACTGGCAGCTTCGACTTCGAACAGGTATGGCAACCTACCCGACGCTGGCTGCTGCTGATAGCTCCCGCGCTGGGAGGCCTGCTTGCGGGCTGGATCGTGTTTACCTATGCACCTGAGGCCGAAGGCCATGGCACCGATAGCGTAATTCGCGCCTTCCATCGCGAGCGAGGCTTCATGCGCTTTCGGGTGGCCCTGGTCAAAACCATCGCTTCGGCGCTGACTATTGGCTCGGGTGGTAGCGCTGGCCGCGAAGGACCGATCACCCAGATCGGGGCCACCCTGGGATCCTGGATGGCTCAGCGACTGCGGATGAGCGAGCGCGAACGGCGGCTGTTTCTGGTGGCCGGCATGGCCGCCGGCCTGAGTAGCATCTTCCGTTCACCTCTTGGCGGCGCCTTCTTTGCCGTCGAAGTGCTCTACCGCGAAGATATCGAAAGTGAAGCGCTCATGCCCGCCATTGTCGCCAGCATCACCGGCTACTCACTCTACACGAGCATTGAGCGTTCGGGAACGGTCTTCGTAACCCCGCGCTTCGAGTTTGTCAGTCCACTGGAGCTCCTGCCGCTTATCGGCTTTGCGTTATGCTGCGCCATTGTGGGGATCTTTTACGTGCGTGTCTTTTACGGCGCCAAGCGCCGTCTTTTTGATCCAATGCCTTTGCCACCGGCGTTGAAGCCCGCGGTGGGTGGTCTGCTGGTCGGCGGTATTGCCTTTTTCTTTCCGGCCATTATGGGCTCAAGCTATGGCTGGCTTCAGCAGGCCATCGATGGCAATCTCCCGCTGTGGTTTATGGCCCTGCTGGCCCTGCTGAAGATCATCGCCACCTCGCTGACGATTGGATCCGGTGGATCGGGCGGTACGTTTGCCCCGTCGCTGGTAATTGGCGGGATGCTGGGCGGTCTGTACGGTGAAGGCTTGCACCGACTGCTTCCCGAGCTGGTAACGCAACCCGAGGCCTACGTGCTAATTGGCATGGGCACGTTTGTAGGGGGTGCGGCCAATGTCCCCATTGCCACCACGATCATGATCTCGGAGATGACCGGAAGCTATTCGCTGCTGGTTCCCCTGATCTTCGCTGGCGTCGTCACGCATCTGGTCGCCCGTCGCTGGAGCCTTTTTGAAGAGCAGGTGCGTACGCATAACGACTCGCCTGCCCACCGCGCCGAGCTGCTGCCCGACCTGCTCCGGCAGATCCCGGTAGCCACAGTTGTTGAGCGCGTGCCCTATTTTCATACGGTCGAGCCCGGCCATACACTGCGCGAGATGTTGGATGTGTTCACGCGTACGCGGGAAGTTGTGCTGCCTGTTGTGGCCCCGGGCGGAGAGCGCCCACCCCACTATCAGGGCCTGGTACTGCTCGAGGACCTACAGTCCCTTCTGCGGGAGGCCGACGCACTCAGTCCGCTGATCGTCGCTCAGGATGTGCAGGTGCCTTTCGAAGCGGTGCGCCTGTCTGACACGCTTGAAGACGCCTTGAACCGCTTCCTGAAGACCCGCTATCCAGAGCTTCCGGTACTGAACGAACGTGGCGAAATTGTGGGTTTTTTGCGTCCGCATCAGCTCATCAGTGAATACCATCGGGCTCTACTGCGTCACCTGCAGCAAAGCCCGGAAGTCGAAGCCCGTTCATGA
- a CDS encoding mechanosensitive ion channel family protein, which translates to MSELFSFQEQDLLYRLALAAAGLVIIFVLVRVSIRLLTRRIDDPERVYRISRQTRRLGAVVMLGLLLVIFSPRPAELVAILTVVGAGLAIALREALLSMAGWLRIVLVHPYQQGDRIEINGVRGDVLDIRVMRTTLMEIGGWVEADQSTGRLVHIPNAWVFLYPVYNYTQGFRFIWNELSVTVTFRSDWQAAREIMESLARESTAIIEHQVAEEIRQMSREFLVHYSILTPFVYVRIVENGIRLTLRYLCEVRKRRGTEHALTVSILEAFRRHGGIELAYPAMQVALPDTPQFGPLPSRDQNDHDCPGTRPPDRPHSA; encoded by the coding sequence ATGAGCGAGTTGTTTTCCTTCCAGGAACAGGATCTGCTTTACCGGCTCGCCCTTGCGGCCGCCGGCCTGGTTATCATTTTTGTTCTGGTACGGGTGAGCATTCGACTGCTCACCCGGCGCATCGACGATCCGGAACGCGTCTATCGCATCAGCCGCCAGACCCGACGCCTCGGGGCCGTTGTCATGCTGGGGCTGCTACTGGTCATCTTTTCCCCTCGACCCGCCGAGCTGGTGGCAATCCTGACAGTCGTCGGAGCAGGACTGGCTATTGCGCTGCGTGAAGCGCTGCTGAGTATGGCCGGCTGGCTGCGCATCGTGCTGGTGCATCCCTACCAGCAGGGCGACCGCATCGAAATCAACGGCGTACGGGGCGACGTGCTCGACATCCGCGTCATGCGCACAACGCTCATGGAAATCGGCGGCTGGGTTGAGGCCGACCAGAGCACCGGACGGCTCGTGCATATTCCCAATGCCTGGGTATTCCTCTATCCCGTTTACAACTACACGCAGGGTTTTCGCTTTATCTGGAACGAACTATCGGTGACCGTCACCTTCCGGAGCGACTGGCAGGCCGCTCGAGAAATCATGGAATCGCTGGCCCGCGAATCGACGGCCATCATCGAGCACCAGGTAGCCGAGGAAATTCGCCAGATGTCCCGAGAATTTCTCGTACATTACAGCATTTTGACGCCGTTTGTCTACGTCCGCATCGTGGAGAACGGCATCCGGCTGACGCTCCGCTACCTGTGCGAGGTGCGCAAGCGTCGAGGGACCGAGCATGCGCTGACGGTCAGCATCCTGGAGGCCTTCCGCCGCCATGGCGGCATTGAGCTGGCCTATCCCGCCATGCAGGTAGCCCTGCCCGATACGCCCCAATTTGGCCCGTTGCCTTCACGCGATCAGAACGACCATGACTGCCCGGGAACTCGCCCGCCTGATCGACCACACAGCGCTTAA
- the deoC gene encoding deoxyribose-phosphate aldolase has protein sequence MTARELARLIDHTALKPDTTEARIRTLCREALHYGFAAVCVNPCYVPLAASLLQGSNVAVCTVIGFPLGASRTAIKAAEAEQAIRDGAAELDMVLNIGFLKSKRHRDVRDDIRTVVDVAHQAAPPPGRDRMLVKVILETALLTDAEKEIACRLALEAGADFVKTSTGFAGGGATVEDVALMRRIVGDRMGVKAAGGIRTRAQAEALIAAGANRLGTSAGVALVQGEASTSDSY, from the coding sequence ATGACTGCCCGGGAACTCGCCCGCCTGATCGACCACACAGCGCTTAAGCCCGACACAACCGAAGCACGCATTCGCACGCTTTGCCGCGAAGCCCTGCACTACGGCTTTGCGGCCGTCTGCGTCAATCCCTGCTACGTACCGCTGGCTGCCTCGCTACTGCAGGGCAGCAACGTGGCTGTCTGTACCGTAATCGGCTTCCCGCTGGGAGCCAGCCGTACGGCCATCAAAGCGGCCGAAGCCGAACAGGCCATCCGGGATGGCGCTGCCGAGCTCGATATGGTCCTGAACATCGGCTTTTTGAAAAGCAAGCGGCATCGGGACGTGCGGGATGACATCCGCACCGTAGTGGACGTTGCCCACCAGGCCGCACCTCCCCCCGGCCGGGACCGAATGCTGGTGAAGGTGATCCTGGAAACGGCCCTGCTGACCGATGCGGAAAAAGAGATCGCCTGCCGACTGGCTCTGGAGGCCGGTGCCGATTTCGTAAAGACTTCCACAGGCTTTGCAGGCGGTGGTGCTACCGTCGAAGATGTAGCCCTGATGCGCCGGATTGTGGGCGACCGTATGGGCGTGAAAGCCGCGGGAGGCATCCGCACCCGCGCACAGGCCGAAGCACTGATAGCCGCTGGGGCCAATCGGCTGGGCACCAGCGCCGGTGTCGCCCTGGTCCAGGGTGAGGCTTCCACTTCGGACAGCTACTGA
- a CDS encoding ATP-dependent DNA helicase RecQ, with translation MSDAAADRYAIARTLLRRYWQHENFRPGQWEIIEAVLQGQDVLAVLPTGSGKSICYQLPALMQEGLTLVVSPLIALIEDQVARLRARGIAAAFLHSHLTPHMAEQCWIDAEHGAYRLLYVTPEQLTSARFEARAARLRVTLLTVDEAHCVSEWGPQFRPAYLQLPEARQRLGHPPLLALTATAAPRVRQDIVAKLALRTPRIVVHGFDRPNLVWSVFETTDKVARVRAVLRGVPGPGILYCATRRSAERWTETLRQLGTEAVCYHGGLPAADRTAAQRTWCEGRARMIVATSAFGMGIDRPDVRFVIHVELPPSLEAYYQEAGRAGRDGQKAYAVLLFQEQDITLQQQLLTQNYPERDIVARIYEVACSLAQVPVGVRPSHPILFDAERIARIAGVPIGAVRHTLELLTRQEIWEPIWLPPHAALIRMKGTPATFRRFAAETNNPRLARFVEALLRALPAEAFTTWWPVSLRRLRRHTGLPPTRLLRGLDFLRERALLDWLTTDRARLLRLKIARPQRPAIDDRLLRQARAQAQARLEALVRYARAQTCRRHFLLTYFGESTAERCNRCDVCLRHHGPSSMPE, from the coding sequence ATGAGCGATGCCGCAGCCGACCGGTACGCAATCGCCCGGACCCTGCTCCGTCGCTACTGGCAACACGAAAACTTTCGTCCAGGCCAGTGGGAAATCATCGAAGCGGTCCTGCAGGGCCAGGATGTGCTGGCCGTGCTCCCGACTGGCAGTGGCAAGTCGATCTGCTATCAGCTTCCGGCCCTGATGCAGGAGGGGCTGACGCTGGTCGTCTCCCCGCTGATCGCGCTCATCGAAGACCAGGTAGCCCGCCTGCGAGCACGGGGCATTGCGGCCGCCTTTCTGCACAGCCACCTGACTCCGCACATGGCTGAGCAATGCTGGATCGACGCCGAGCATGGCGCCTATCGGCTGCTCTATGTAACACCCGAACAGCTCACCTCGGCCCGCTTTGAAGCGCGTGCTGCTCGATTGCGGGTAACCTTGCTGACTGTCGACGAAGCACACTGCGTCAGCGAATGGGGCCCGCAATTTCGCCCAGCCTATCTGCAACTGCCAGAAGCTCGCCAGCGTCTGGGCCATCCTCCCCTGCTGGCCCTGACAGCCACGGCCGCGCCCCGCGTGCGGCAGGACATTGTCGCAAAACTGGCTTTGCGCACCCCCCGCATTGTCGTGCACGGATTCGACCGCCCTAACCTGGTCTGGTCCGTGTTCGAAACCACGGATAAGGTAGCACGCGTCCGTGCCGTACTCCGGGGCGTACCCGGTCCGGGCATCCTGTACTGTGCCACGCGACGAAGTGCCGAACGCTGGACCGAAACGCTACGACAACTGGGCACTGAAGCAGTCTGCTACCATGGTGGGCTTCCAGCAGCGGACCGAACGGCGGCCCAGCGCACCTGGTGTGAAGGCCGCGCCCGGATGATCGTGGCCACCAGTGCCTTCGGCATGGGCATCGACCGCCCGGACGTCCGCTTCGTCATCCATGTCGAGCTTCCTCCTTCGCTCGAAGCCTACTACCAGGAAGCCGGTCGGGCCGGGCGTGACGGCCAGAAAGCCTATGCCGTGTTGCTCTTTCAGGAGCAGGACATCACGCTTCAGCAACAACTACTTACCCAGAACTACCCCGAACGCGACATCGTGGCCCGCATCTACGAAGTGGCCTGTAGTTTAGCCCAGGTCCCCGTCGGCGTTCGTCCTTCGCACCCCATCCTGTTCGATGCCGAACGCATTGCCCGCATTGCAGGCGTCCCGATCGGAGCTGTGCGACATACGCTTGAGCTACTCACACGCCAGGAAATCTGGGAGCCGATCTGGCTGCCCCCCCACGCTGCATTGATCCGAATGAAAGGCACACCCGCTACGTTTCGCCGCTTTGCAGCCGAAACGAACAATCCCCGCCTGGCCCGTTTTGTCGAAGCGCTCCTGCGCGCGCTGCCAGCCGAGGCATTTACCACCTGGTGGCCGGTCAGCCTGCGTCGCCTGAGGCGCCACACTGGCCTGCCACCTACCCGACTGCTGCGCGGCCTGGATTTCCTGCGAGAGCGTGCCCTGCTCGACTGGCTGACGACCGACCGGGCTCGCCTGCTCCGACTCAAAATCGCCCGTCCACAGCGTCCCGCCATCGACGATCGCCTGCTTCGGCAGGCACGTGCCCAGGCCCAGGCCCGTCTGGAAGCACTTGTACGCTATGCGCGTGCGCAGACCTGCCGCCGTCACTTTCTACTAACTTACTTTGGCGAATCGACCGCTGAGCGTTGCAACCGATGCGACGTGTGCCTGAGACACCACGGTCCATCCAGCATGCCTGAGTAG
- a CDS encoding DUF4296 domain-containing protein, whose translation MCLAIGLLLVGCNGEQSGQATVDSTLVDVLVELHLLSARQTLVGDVTSTMRDSVLMHYGLDSATVARRLEVYVRDPEAFRQLYRQVHERLMSERYGYEAVPH comes from the coding sequence ATGTGCCTGGCCATTGGGTTACTGCTGGTCGGGTGCAATGGAGAGCAGTCAGGTCAGGCGACTGTTGACAGTACACTCGTTGACGTGCTGGTTGAGCTGCACTTGCTCTCGGCCCGGCAGACGCTGGTGGGCGACGTAACGTCGACGATGCGAGATTCGGTATTGATGCACTATGGCCTGGATTCGGCCACAGTGGCGCGTCGGCTGGAAGTCTATGTCCGTGATCCGGAGGCTTTTCGTCAGCTTTATCGGCAGGTCCACGAGCGACTGATGAGTGAGCGCTACGGCTATGAAGCCGTGCCTCATTGA